A region of the Falco biarmicus isolate bFalBia1 chromosome 10, bFalBia1.pri, whole genome shotgun sequence genome:
ATTTTAGTTTGTGTAAATATTATGCTCAAACATTTGTCTTTTACAGGCATGAAGAATAGAGAAGAAAGATCCAAACACTTCTTCGACACCTCAGTCCCACTGATGGATGACGGGGAGGATGATACACTTTACGATAGAGTAAGTTGAGATATTACTGCACAAATTCAATATGAAGAAACTTTATGTACctttaattttaatatgaaaatatcaAAGTGGTATGCCGTCAGCCTCAGTGTTGCAGTGTGAGGGAACTCAGTTTGACTCCTGAGTTCTCCTTACGTGTCTGACAGGGGCTAGAAGATCTGTAAATACAGTGCTGCCCTTTGTCATACCACCTTTCTGGGCAGATGCAAGACTAAACGTTAGAAAGCTGTGTGATCCTGAGTTTGGATGGAAGGTGGCACTCTTTAAAGTGAaggagccctgccctgccgggagagctgccccagcgcggGTCCCACGGGTCACGGCTCCTttgggcaccccctgccctggcgtggggccctccccgggctggggggggggatctgctcccccgtgggctccgtgggctgggggcacggcctgccctgccaggggcttcaccacgggctgccgGGGAGTGGCTGctccggtgcctggagcccccccgCCTCTGTCCTCACtgacctgggggctgcagggctgctgctctcacatagtctcactcccCTCTCTCACtggtgcagatttttttttcgtTCTTAAATATGCTGTCCCAGAAGCACTACCACTggtgctgatgggctcagctgtggCCAGCTCTCGGTCCAGctgggagccggctggcacgGGCTCCACTGGGCATGGCAcattctcacagaagccacccctgtagccttCCCGCTACCAAAACCTCACCATGCAAGCCCACTACAAggtcatgtttttaaaagttgtttgtgtgtttggtcAGGATGCAAGAGTCATGTTTTCTCTGCTCAAACTGTAAATAGCTGTCCAAGTTATTTTAGTGACCCTGAAACTcggtttttaaaatacagtaatttttttcttagatacTCGTCTACTAAGGAAATTCTAAAAGGATTTTTGTGTTATGAAATCTTACAATCCTTATAATTATTTCTAGTGTTTTCATGCTGTTAATGTTAGTTTAacatctaaatattttatttcaacaggGTTTTACAGATGACCAGCTAGCATTGGTGGAGCAAAACACATTAATGGTGGAAGAGCGGGAACGAGAAATCCGTCAGATTGTACAGTCAATCTCCGATCTCAATGAAATATTTAGGGACCTGGGCGCAATGATAGTAGAACAGGTACATTggcatagaatcatagactggtttgagttggaaaggaccttaaagaacagctagttccaacccccctgccctgggcagggccaccttccactagaccagggtGCTCCGAgccacatccagcctggccttggacacttccagggatggggcatccacaacttctctgggcaacctcttccagtgtcttgccaccctcatagtgaagaatttcttccttatctaCACACATCACAGTGTTAGCAAGAAATAGATTCCAAGTAGTGTTAAGGTTTCCACACTCTTCCTGTTGTAAGATCGTGTTTTTGTgtgcttcttgcttttcctaACTTACTTCTTAGGCTAAGGTTTGCCCTGCTTGAAATCTGCCAAAAGATGagttaatgaaaattaataaataaataaataataatcaaCTGGTTATGAGTGTtagactaaaaaaacccaaaaacataGAATGCCAAAGTTTTGTTGGTTATTTCCCCCCGAGATTCAGTTTAGGTTAAATGTGTCAGCCAAAAGCACCTGAACTGGAAGTAAGATGATTATTAAGGGATGTGATGTGAGATGGTGACACAGCTGCCGGTTGGGCATTCAGCAAGGATGTCATTCCCAACTAGTTCTTCTGCAGAAGTTCATAGTTTACATAGTTCATTAGCTTTTTTCTGTGAGCGTTGTTAATTACTCTGCTGCTCataataataattgttttaTGAAGTTCATTTAGGTTCAGTTTGGTGCTCATTCCCTCCATTTTATTTAGGGAACAGTTCTAGATAGAATTGACTACAATGTCGAACAGTCATGTATGAAAACTGAAGAGGGTCTAAAACAACTACATAAGGTAAGCTGACGGAATATTTAAGCTGCTTTGCATATCTAGTAATCTTCCATAATGTCATAGCCATTAAGTTATTGAGTCATATTTCATTTGGACATCAtcttttttagaaattattgtTGTATAATATAAAATGTCAACTGCACTGTAGTAGGAACTTTCCATATAACTTCTGTTAATGTCATGCTCGATACCTAGTGTTAATTTCTTAAATAACTTTCTGGGCATCCAAGCAACGTGCTTTGATCTTTACATTGCTTACCTGGTGGGACCTCTCTGCAATTCCTTCTCTGTTTGGAGAGCCCATCACTTGTGAAATGGAACTGGTTATGGTGTACCTCACTGTAGATTTTAGTCGGTTGATATATTCTAGTTTGAAAACATTATCTCAGTAGTGTGAGCagcaagaataatttttaatgttttctctgACCATCTGATGCTGGTTAGAAGTTAGGTCCAGCCTTATGCTTTTAATGTGAAGCTTTTACTGTAAACATCTGAGAAGTTTGAATTGGCAGCAGAACAcagttttgtggttgttttgttttgttggcttttttgtttgttttgattttaagcTAAGTTCTGACTTAGCTCAGTTCAGTCCTTCCATTGctggaaataaagcagaatgAGAGATTTATGCAAAAGCCTCTTAAGTAAAACATTCTGTTTTGGAAACATGGACATGTTGTTACTACACACTCAACTTCATGTTATGGTAGACTTCTAATATATGAACAGCAAAAATTGCCAtctgaggaaaagcaaaataaattggtTATAGGTTTATTCTTGTTATACGTAAAAGTAAAACTGGAGATCACTAAAATAAGGCACTGACCATTGGTGAGCAAGGTTTAAAGCAATTGCAAGCAATTTGCACAAGCCGAACTGGAAGTAAACGAATCTGTTGGAATCAATGCTATTTCTAGTCTAATGGTAGCTAATCAACTATCAGCAAACCCCTGTTTGGATTGCTGACTAGAGTATGGAATTTTGATGCAATATATACCTGCTTTCAGTACAGCACAGGGATTTTTTCACCTATCATGGAAGACATACCCACAGATCTGAATAGTAATATGAAACACAGATACCTTGCTGTTTCTAATACTGTTGGTAGCTTTATTCTGATTTAATACCTATAAtgtcaattttattttctggtttaattgGCATAATTGTTACAAACTGCTGAGACAGCACATCCACAGAAATTGGATTAATTCACTGCAGAAGTCTGGTGGTATGAATCACTAGTTACCAATTCCTGTTTCACACAAAATTGGAATCGGTTGTGATACTTTGTCAGGCTTTGATACCTAAAGCCTAATTAAGTATCAGTGGTTGTATGTTATGTAGTTTCAGTTCAAAAAATCCTGCAGATCTCATAATAAAGAATTACTTTCCGGGGACTATAAAGGAGaagaattaatatatttttccaattaaattGTGAAGGTTTattcacttaaaaataattaaatgcaagttttgttttgtttagcttCTATTAGCAGACTTTCATTTGGCTTTTGGAGAGTTTTCTCCACATTGCCTCCGTTTAATTGCCctggaaaaaagaggaaagggatgAGAAAATGTAGTTGGAAGAAAGGAGCGAAGCAGAAAACTGAGAGCTAAatcaaaaagaaagctttcagttctaactgaaattaaatgaaaatgcataGTTGGATCAGGTACAACAAAAATGcctattaaaaaatgaagttttgttGTGAGTTTTAATGTCCTTCAAATATAATACAGGAATCTTATATTGGCAAAATGAGTTAAAACACCTTACCTTTAGTGTTGAGAATTTCACGTACCCAGTTGCCTGATCTTGTTTCCATGGTCTTCATAGCTAACTGTTCTTCCAAATGAAGTATCAGTCTTCTGTGTAGCTCGTGTCCTGTGGAGGCACAGGGCCCTCTCAAGGACGTCTCAAGAGAAGTCACAGTAAGGTTGCTTAATAGGGGTGAGGGTGCTTTCTTCCTTATAAAATCTGCTCTATAATACAGAGAAATGTGGCTTTAGTGTACACTCACCTTCACTGAAGTCTATGGTGCAGACCAGAGTTATTTTGTGGGAGTTGCTTGCAATATACACTGTACAAAATGTCAAGTTACCAAAGAACTTCTCTGAGATACGTGTACTTAGACTAAACAAGAATCTGTATTTTGTAGCTTTGCAGAAATCTTAAGTAttaactctttcttttttgtgtctATAGGCAGAGCAATATCAAAAGAAGAATCGGAAGAtgcttgttattttaattttgtttgttatAGTAATTGTCCTCATTGTTGTTCTTATTGGTGTAAAGTCACACTAAGtttcacttcattttttgtttttggagTATATGTGAACTTTTTCCCCAATGTGAATGGATGGACCTGCACTCCAGAAAGCTGCCTTTGAATGTATAAGCCCTCGTGGTGCCAAGTCTGTGCAATGTTTCTGTTGACTTCTTCAGAGTACAAATTTGGTGATATGTGGGGTGTTTGTAAGGATTATATGGAAAATGTCAGGAAATGTGATGCTCCCAACAAATAATTTGGTGCTTTATGCAGAGGTATTTGGAAACACAGTACTTAATACAAAATTTAAGTTTACCAGTGAGTACAGTAATTAGTGTGTTATTGTGGACAAAAAAGTGTTGTCTTCATTATTCTTATGTCACAATTGTTACAGGCTTAAAATTTAAACCATGTTACTGAGTTATGGGACTAGATAACAAAAATTTATCTAGGTGGAAAATATGTTGAGGCATAAAAATGTTTGACTTCATCTCCTTTCTTCCAGACTCAAAACCTCCAAATAACTGGATAGACAgctaaaaaagaaagcttttagcAACCAGAACATAATCCAACCCCTGCGATCTTAATTTAGATACTGGACCATTACTAAGAATCAGAGTAGTACTT
Encoded here:
- the STX16 gene encoding syntaxin-16 isoform X3; translated protein: MALVSGISLDPEAAIGVTKRLPPKWVDGADEIQYDIARVKQKMKELASLHDKHLNRPTLDDSSEEERAIEITTQEITQLFHRCQRAVQVLQSRSRSCTEQEARVLRNVVSSLAQSLQDLSTNFRHAQSDYLKRMKNREERSKHFFDTSVPLMDDGEDDTLYDRGFTDDQLALVEQNTLMVEEREREIRQIVQSISDLNEIFRDLGAMIVEQGTVLDRIDYNVEQSCMKTEEGLKQLHKAEQYQKKNRKMLVILILFVIVIVLIVVLIGVKSH